The DNA region GATCGTGCGGCTGTTGTTCGAGCGCGGGGCATTTTCCGCAGCCTCGACCGACGGGACGGTCGCCGCGCTGTATGGCTTCGCGGTCGGCATTCCGTTTGTCAGCGCGGTGCGCAATATCGTCCCCGCCTTTTACGCGATGCAACGTCCGCGCGCGCCGGTGTGGGCCGCAACCGTGGGACTTGTGACGAACGGCGTGGCCGCGCTCGTACTGATGCGCTGGCGACAACATCAAGGGTTGGCGTTGGCGATGGCGGTTTCATCGGCGGCGCAACTCGGCTTCCTCGGGTGGTGGCTGCGGCGCTTGATCGGCCCGTTCGGAGGGCGACGGCTGCTACGCGGCGCGATCGGTAGCTGCGCCGCGACGCTGTGCATGGCCGGCGTAGTGTGGGGGCTGGCGTGTGGGATTGCGTTGACGGATGTGACTTCGCGGAGCCGTTTGTTCGGCGGTGTCAGTCTGTGTATCGCGCTCGGTGCGCTGACTTACCTGTTGGGCCTGCGCTGGCTGGCGCGGGAAGAATATCGCCATTGCGTGGCGATGTTCTGTCGCCGCCGTTAAGACTTTGGGATGGACGGCATGGGGTGAAACCCACTCCCTTGAGGGACGGCGCGTGGTTCAGCCTGCGGCGGTGCCATCGGCTGCGGGACTGGGGTTTGTTCCACCCGAGGTTTCAGCAAGTCTTCCGGCGACAGGAAGCTCTTCTTTGGTTCCGCCTGGGGCGTGCTACAGTCGCATGCGCCATAGCTGCAGCTACAGGGACAGCGCCGATGGACCGGCAGGAGTGATTTTCCGGCACAGACGTATTCTTTGACCATGTACAGATTGATATCCGGATCGTTCTTGCACTCGTCAGGGTAGACGTCGCAGTTGCCTGCTTTATCGATAGCAATGACGTATCCCGCTTGAAAGAAGCGAAGCATGTCGTCGGGTACTGCACCCTGAGGTACAGACGGATGGACTTCTTCGCAGCCTGACGGGGGATTGCCCAGATGGTTGACGTCGCCGGCGATCTTATATTGTTGCTCTATGAAGGCTGCGCAAAGATTCTTCTTATGCGCCTCCGTCATGCCAGTCGGAAAGTTCTTAACAGACAATTGATTCTCTGCAGTCCAGTCATACCGTGCCGCATCTTTGGCCTCATTACTCGCCCTGTCCGGGACCGCCGAAGGGACGCCGGCCGCGCAGGCCGGTTGGGCGATCTGGACCGGAGCAGGACCGTAGCTGATGAACAGCCCGGCGAGGAACGTTGCGATCGCGGTCTTGGTTATAGTCCATGGTTGCATAGTCCACCTCCGTTGTGTCCCCAGTGGTAGAGCAATGGCTGTGCCAGAGACCGCGTGGGGCGTGGGCTGGCGGATAGGGTGTTGAAATGGAATTGTTTTTGTCCTGTTTTGGGCGGTGTGAGATGGATAGCGGTGCAGCGCCGATTTGAGAATGACTGGTTGCGGCGCCATTATTGTGACAGAAAATAAGGAAGTCAGGCCGACTCGGACCCTCACCCCCCGCCTGCGGCGGAACCCTCTCCCCGTCGGGGCGAGGGGAAAATAAGGAAGTCAGGCCGACTCAGGCAACTTTTTTCGTCGGCTGCCGAATAAAGGGATGTCTATGCTCCGCCCGGTGCCTACAGGCCGTTTGAATCGTTCAGTGGTGTGGGGGGCAGGCGCCGCGAGGCCGGAGGCCCGCTTCGTAGGGCGCAGGAGGGAAGGGTCAACCCTTCCCCCCCGCAACAGCGGGTCCCCCCTATCCCAGCGCCCTACGAAGCGGGCCTCCGGCCTCGCTCCTGCGTCTCACAGTCGTTGGTCGAGTCCCGTGCCTCACTGCAAGGAAAGACGTGCGCTGCCCATCGCGCCAAATTTGGCGTTGTCTCCTCTTGTCGTCTTAGGCCTCCTCTTTTGCCTCGGGTGTGAAGTGGGGGAGGGGCGGAGTGCGGATGTGGTGGATAGTGGGGATCTGGGAGCGGACGTGGCGACGGGGGATGCGGATGGGATGGCGCGTAGTGGCGCGGCGGTCTTTCGGGCCGAAGTGGGGATTTGGTATCCGGGGACGTTGTGTCCGTTTGATTGTTTTGGCGAGCCGCTCGTACAAGGGAAGATGTCCCGAGAGTTGACGATTGCGGAGCTGCAGCTTGATGGCGCGGGTGCCGCAGCGTCGGGGATTTGCGATGCCTCGGGATGCCGTTTGGATATGGCGGCATTGTGGGAGCTGTTTACTCAAGTAAAGTCTGATCAAGTGACCGTGACGTTTGTCGGTGACGCACAGTGGCCGAAAGAAGTGCTGGGAGTTCCACTCACGTTCCAACGGAATCCGGAGGCGCCAACGATTTGGAAACGACCATTCTCGCAGATCGTGATTGATGAAGCGAATGCTCGCATCCGGATCCAATTCGTCGAACTCGGGGTGAAACTGTGTGGCGCCACGTACTCCGCTTCGATTACGCCATAAGGTGTTGTCCGGCATCCAAGTGATATTCAGCGCGCGTATTGTCGTGCGTAGTTTGAAACAACGCTCCCAATAGAGTGTGCGCTTGGGCACGTAGCCGGATGGTGTCGGGTGCCGGTTCAAGGCTGCATTGGGTCAACGCCAGTGCGAGAAAGAGTGCGTGTTCGGCATCCGCGGCGTGGCCCAGCGCGCGGTGACACTGCCCGAGACCCAGCGCCACACGAGCGCGCTGCAAGGTGTCTTGGTGGGCTGCGGCGAGTGCGACCGCGCGTTCTAACCAGAGGACTCCGCTGGCCCAATCCTGCACGGCGATCGCTAACATTCCCCGTTCTTCGGCGGCCGCGCGGCTGGTCTCGCTGTCGGCCCATTGGGTGGCATGTGCGAACGTGGCTTCCAACGTCTGTGCGGCTGCAGTAGCGTCGTGTTGGGCGCGCAGGATCCGGCCCTGCAGCAGTCGCGCCCGTCCAAGCATCCGTTGTTGGCCGGTCTCCGTGTAGCGCGCAATCTCCTGTTGGAGCTTTGCGAGCGCGTCGGCATGGCGGCCGTGGCGAAAATAGGCCTCTGCCAGTGCGTTGTTGGTGATTGTCAGTTGTGCGTCGGTGGCGATGGATGCGGCGCGTGCGGCCGTGCGTTCGAATATCGCAATCGCGCTTTCGTGCCGGCCACTCTCCATATCCACGCGGGCGCGATAATTCTCGCAACGGATGGCGTGGACTTCGTCTTCCAACGCGTCGGTGGTGAGGGCATGCGCCAATTTGAACGCGGCGCCGGCCGCCAGTAAGTCGTGTTTGCGCATCGCGGTCAGGCCGAGGTCTTCGTAGACCCGCATCATGCGCAACCGAGAACGTTCATCGTCGGCCATCGAGGATTGGAGGGTTTGATAGAGTTCTTCGGCACGAGTCGTGTGGCCGCTTTCGCGATGGGCATGGGCGAGCCACAGCGTCAATTCAAGCGCCGCGGGCGATCCTTCCGGAAAGGCTGTGGCCTGTTGCAGCGCAGTGAGGGTCTGAATCGCGTCGCGGAACGCGGTCTGCGCCAGTTGGGCTTGGGCTAATGTAAAGAGGGCGCAGTCGGCGGCATCGGCGCCGGTGCCGCGCGTGCGGTGCGCATAGAGCCGTTCCAGCGTCATGTCGCCGTCGTGGATCAGGAGCTCCGTGATACGGTCATGCAATGCGGCGCGCGCGGTGGGATCGAGATGTCGATAGAGGAGTTGTTGTTTGGTGCGGCTGCGGAATCGATAGTGTTGGGTCAGCGGATCATAGCTGACCCATTGCTGTTGCACCAGATGCGTGAGCTGTTCCGTGGTCGGTTCCACGGTCGCTGTGTGTTGCCAGTGCCACTTCGCGATCGGTTGTTGCCAGACGGCCAGCGTGTGCAGCAGTTGCTGCTCCGTCGTGGAGAGCGCTTGCAGTTCCTGCAACAAACAGCTTTCGATTGTCTTCGGCATCGCCAGATCGTCCAACAGGGTGGCGAGGCGCGTGGCGCCGTCCGGTGTGGTCAGTGCGGCGAGGGGCGCGGCGCGTGCTTCGAGTTGTTTCAAGAGTTCTGTCGTGAAGAGCGGATTGCCTTCCGTGTGTTGATAGAGGGCGTGGCAGAACAGGGCCGGCAACGTGGGGTGCTCCAACAGCCCGGCGGCGAATGGTGGGAACGTATCCGGTGTCAAGTTGTGTAATGCGAGCGTGTGGACCGCTTCTTTCGGCAGCGGGAACGTCTGGTCGATCATCGCGGCCGTCTGCGCGTCAGCGGCCGACGCGATCACGATCAGGGTCCGGGCCGGGACGCCGATGGCCAGCTGCGTATGCGTGGCGGTCGCCAGCGATTGCAGTCCGGAAATGATTTCGACGGCCTGTTGTTCGCGAATGACCGCGTCGATGTCGTCGAGAAACAGCGCGACCGGGGTATGCGGATCTTCTTGCGCCGCATCCATCGCGGCCAGCCAATGGAGTCGGGCCGTGATATCGGCGTGATCGAATGTGTGCGTGGCGAAGCCGCGGAGTTGCGCCGCGAACTTAATTTCTCGGAGGAGTCGCGTTTTTCCCGTTCCGGCGCCGCCGGCAATCCAGAGCAGCGCTGGGCGATCCAATCGGCTTTCAAACGCGGCGTCGATGTGGGCTCTGGTCGTGACGAGTTCGTCGTCGCGGCCCACGAATCCGCATTCCCAAATGCGGGGCTGTCCGCTTGGTGCGGTCGCCTCGCGGTAATCGTGCCCGCTCTGTGCTGTCAAGGTTTCTAGGACCTGTGCTGCCGAACTGAAACGCGCCTCGACCTGTTTGCAGAGGAGACGATGGATGATTGCCTCCAGATAGGGTGGAATTTCCGGGCAGAGCGAACGGAGCGGCGGCGGAGTGAGCAATAAGTGGCGTTGAAACGTTTCCTCCCGCGTCGCCGCGCGGAATGGGTTATGGCGGGCGAGTGCAAAATACATCAGGACGCCGAATGAATAGAGATCCGCGCGGTGGTCCGGTCCCGCGCGCTGGATCATTTCCGGCGCAATATAACTGGGTGTGCCGACTAAGTGGTGTTGCACGCCGACGGCCGCGAGGCCGAAATCGATGACCTTGACGATTTGCGTCGTCGTCGTTTCCGCTCCTTCCGCCGTGCCTTGGGCCACGAGGACGTTTTGCGGTTTGATGTCGAAATGGTGGATGCCGCGGTCGTGCAAGTACTGCAGCGCGCGTAGTCCTTGGGCAAAGAGTTGTTCGCACTGTTGCGGCGTGCGGTCTTCCACCGCATGGTAGAAGTCGGTTCCTTCGACGAATTCCGAAGTAAAGAAGAAGCCGCCGGTGTCGTCGTCTTGGCCGAAATCGTAGACACGCGTGATATGCGGATGATGCAATTTCGTCAGGGTGGCGAATTCCGTCTTGAACGATGCAATTGCGGAGGCCTTGCTGGGGTGGGCGATTAAGTACTTCATTGCCAAATGCTCATTGAGCATTGCGTCGTGGGCGAGGTAGACGCTGCCCATCGCGCCACTGCCCAATGGTCGTTCGATTAAATAGCGGCCGTTGACGACTTCTCCCACTCCACGTTGTCGTGCGCCGAAGGCCATGGTGACTCGATTCAGATTTGGCCACGATGGAGCAGCTCGAGAAAAATCGCCAGCAGCTGCGGGTTCCATTGCCCTTTTGGGAGTTCGTCTGTGAAGACGCGCAGTGCCCGTTCCGGGCCGAGGCTTTGGCGGTAGGGACGATTCGAGGTCATCGCGTCGTAGGCGTCGGCGATCGACGTGATCATCCCGGCCACCGGGATGTGATCGGCGGCGAGCGCGTCGGGATAGCCTTGGCCGTCGAAGCGTTCGTGGTGGTGGCGGATGCAGCCCAAGCACGGCTGCAGCGAAGTACACGGGCTGCAGATCTCGAAACCGCGCACCGGATGGGTTTTGACGTGATCCATTTCTTCCGCCGTCAACGCGCCGGGTTTGGCGAGCACGGCGTCGCGCACGCCGATCTTGCCGATGTCGTGGAGTAGCGCTCCGCGTCGAATTTGTTCGATCTCGTCCGCCGGAAGTCCCACGGCCGTCGCCAACGTCGTGGCGTAGCGGGCTACACGCTCCGAATGGCCGCGCGTGTAGGGGTCTTTGGCGTCGAGCGCGGCGGCCAAACTGAAGAGAATATTTTCCGTCCGCTCCAAGTCGTCGTGCATCGCCTTCAATTTCAGCAATGAACGAATGCGGGTCGTGAGTTCGATCTTGTTAAACGGCTTCACCAGAAAATCGTCCGCGCCGAGTTCGATCGCTTTCAATTTGTCGTCGAGTTCCTGCAACGCTGTAATGATGATGACCGGAATGAATTGGGTGCGCGGATCTTCCTTGACCGTTTTGCAGACTTCGTAGCCGCTGACTTTCGGCATCATCAGGTCGAGCAGCACCAAGTCTGGCGGGTGACGCACGATCTTTGCCAACGCCTCCTCGCCGTCGTAAGCCACATCGAGTTCATACGGAAATGCGCGCAGCTGGGCGCGAATGAGTTCCACATTCACTTTGTTGTCGTCGACGATCAGGATGCGGGCATTCAGTTTAGGCATAAAGGTCGGTTCAGAAGTGAAACGCCACACTGCCGGAGGCCGTGACTGGGAACAGGCCGCTGCCGTTGTTGGCGCCGGAGAGGGATTGGATCATGCCGATCGAATGGAACGTGGCGCCGATATTGGCGGAGACGGCCGGCGTGAAATACAGATCGACGCCGACGCCGGCGTTGGCACCCAAGCCCATCGCGAGCGTGCCGTTGTCGGCGGAGCCTTCGGAGGTCATGAAAAATCCGATGCCGAGCAGCGCGTAGGGATCGATGCGGCCGCTCGACTTGACGAAGTAATATTTGAAATCGACGGTCGGGATCGCAAAGAAAAGGATGTCGTTGTCGCCGGCTTGCGGGCCTTTGCCGCCTTCCGTCGTGACGTCAATACCGAATTGGGTCGAGATTTGCGGCGCCCAACGATAGTCGAAATAGACATGGCCGCCGAACCCGGGCGAGAGTTGCGGTGTGCCGTCGATCAAAAAGAAATGCCCAGTCGGTCCCAATCCCACCGACATATTCTCCGCCCATGCGATGGTCGGAATGATGACTGCAAGACACACACTAAGAACCCATCGCGCCACTGACATGCCGTTCTCATAAACGATGTATGCCATGACTGCAAGACACGACTCACTCGGGTGTGTTAGTAAAATCGATTTCGGTGTG from Deltaproteobacteria bacterium includes:
- a CDS encoding response regulator, with the protein product MPKLNARILIVDDNKVNVELIRAQLRAFPYELDVAYDGEEALAKIVRHPPDLVLLDLMMPKVSGYEVCKTVKEDPRTQFIPVIIITALQELDDKLKAIELGADDFLVKPFNKIELTTRIRSLLKLKAMHDDLERTENILFSLAAALDAKDPYTRGHSERVARYATTLATAVGLPADEIEQIRRGALLHDIGKIGVRDAVLAKPGALTAEEMDHVKTHPVRGFEICSPCTSLQPCLGCIRHHHERFDGQGYPDALAADHIPVAGMITSIADAYDAMTSNRPYRQSLGPERALRVFTDELPKGQWNPQLLAIFLELLHRGQI
- a CDS encoding protein kinase yields the protein MAFGARQRGVGEVVNGRYLIERPLGSGAMGSVYLAHDAMLNEHLAMKYLIAHPSKASAIASFKTEFATLTKLHHPHITRVYDFGQDDDTGGFFFTSEFVEGTDFYHAVEDRTPQQCEQLFAQGLRALQYLHDRGIHHFDIKPQNVLVAQGTAEGAETTTTQIVKVIDFGLAAVGVQHHLVGTPSYIAPEMIQRAGPDHRADLYSFGVLMYFALARHNPFRAATREETFQRHLLLTPPPLRSLCPEIPPYLEAIIHRLLCKQVEARFSSAAQVLETLTAQSGHDYREATAPSGQPRIWECGFVGRDDELVTTRAHIDAAFESRLDRPALLWIAGGAGTGKTRLLREIKFAAQLRGFATHTFDHADITARLHWLAAMDAAQEDPHTPVALFLDDIDAVIREQQAVEIISGLQSLATATHTQLAIGVPARTLIVIASAADAQTAAMIDQTFPLPKEAVHTLALHNLTPDTFPPFAAGLLEHPTLPALFCHALYQHTEGNPLFTTELLKQLEARAAPLAALTTPDGATRLATLLDDLAMPKTIESCLLQELQALSTTEQQLLHTLAVWQQPIAKWHWQHTATVEPTTEQLTHLVQQQWVSYDPLTQHYRFRSRTKQQLLYRHLDPTARAALHDRITELLIHDGDMTLERLYAHRTRGTGADAADCALFTLAQAQLAQTAFRDAIQTLTALQQATAFPEGSPAALELTLWLAHAHRESGHTTRAEELYQTLQSSMADDERSRLRMMRVYEDLGLTAMRKHDLLAAGAAFKLAHALTTDALEDEVHAIRCENYRARVDMESGRHESAIAIFERTAARAASIATDAQLTITNNALAEAYFRHGRHADALAKLQQEIARYTETGQQRMLGRARLLQGRILRAQHDATAAAQTLEATFAHATQWADSETSRAAAEERGMLAIAVQDWASGVLWLERAVALAAAHQDTLQRARVALGLGQCHRALGHAADAEHALFLALALTQCSLEPAPDTIRLRAQAHTLLGALFQTTHDNTRAEYHLDAGQHLMA